Within the Cupriavidus malaysiensis genome, the region GCGCAGGGTCAGGTAGGCATCGGCTACCTCGCCCACCAGGCTGAGCGTGAAGGCGCGGCGCGCGGCGTCGGTGGCCAGGTAGTTCTCCAGCGCCGCATCCTTCAGGTTGCGCACGCGGCCCCAGAAATCCAGCTCCCAGCCGGCGGCGCCCAGGCTGACCTGGTACTGGCTGGCGGTGAGCGGCCGGCCGCTCAGGTTGAGGTCGCCGGGAGTCCGGGCGCGCGTGCCGTCGGCCTGCAGGCCGACGGTGGGAAAGAGGTCGGCGCGCCGGATTGCGTAGGCGGCGCGTGCTTCCTCCACGCGCAGCACGGCGACGCGCAGGTCGCGGTTGTTGGCCAGCGCGGTGCCGATCAGGCCGCGCATGGCGGGATCCTGGAAGTAGCTCTGCCAGGACACTTCGGCAGCCGGCGTCGTGCTGGTGCCCTGCGTCTCGGCCACGGCTGCGTCGTAGCGATCGGCGACCGGCAGCGGCGGTGCCTGGTAGGAGGGGGCCAGCGACATGCAGCCGGCCAGCAGGGGGCCGAGCAGCGAGCCGAGCAGGGCCGCGGGCAGCCAGTGCGGCGCCAGCGGCGCGTGCGCGGAGGAATGCGATCGAGCAGGGTGGCGCGGCATGGTTCATGGCTCCAGCACGTAGCTGCCCGGCGCATCGCCCAGTGCGGCAGAACCGTGGCGCCGCGCGGCCATGCGCGGCGGCGCGCCCGGCGGGCCGGACAGGTTGTCCAGCCAGTCCACCCATTGCGGCCACCAGGAGCCGGCCTGCGCCGGCGCGGCCTGGAGCCACTCGTCGGGCGTCATGCTGGCCTGGCCCGCGGGGCGGCACAGCACGCGGTAGCTGCGATGCGGATGGCCCGGTTCGCTGACGATGCCGGCGTTGTGGCCGCCGCTGGTCAGCAGGAAGGTCAAGGGGGCCGGCGACAGGTAATGCAGCTTGTAGACCGAGCGCCATGGCGCCACGTGGTCGGTCTCGGTGCCCACGCAGAAGACCGGCAGGCGCAGGTCGCCGAGCATCACCGGCTTGCCGCCGACCTGGTAGCGGTTTTCCGCCAGGTCATTGTCGAGGAACAGCCGGCGCAGGTATTCGGAATGCATGCGCGCGGGCATGCGCGTGGCATCGGTGTTCCAGGCCATCAGGTCGGACATCGGGCGGCGCTGCCCGAACAGGTAGTCGTTGACCATGCGCGACCACAGCAGGTCGTAGGGGCGCAGCATCTGGAAGGCGCCCGCCATCTGCTGGGCGGTCAGGTAGCCGGTGCGCGCCATCTGGGCCTCCAGCAGGCTGACCTGGCTCTCGTCGATGAAGAGGCCGAGCTCGCCGGGCTCGCTGAAGTCGGTCTGCGCGCAGAACAGGGTCAGGCTGGCGAGGCGCGTGTCGCCGTCGCGCGCCATGGCCGCCGCCGCCAGGGACAGCAGCGTGCCGCCCAGGCAGTAGCCGGTGGCGTGGATGCGGGCCTTGGGCACGATGGCCTGGACCGCGTCGAGCGCGGCCTGCACGCCCTGCCTCAGGTAGTCGTCCATGCCGACGTTGCGGTAGGACGCATCGGGGTTCTTCCAGGAGATGCAGAAGACCGTGTAGCCCTGGCCGACCAGATAGCGGATCAGCGAGTTGTCCGGCGACAGGTCGAGGATGTAGTACTTCATGATCCAGGCAGGGACCACCAGGATCGGCTCGGGCCGTACCTTGCCGGTCGCCGGGCGGTATTGCAGCAGTTCGATCAGCTTGTTGCGGTACACCACCTTGCCCGGGGTGATGGCCACTTCCTGGCCGACGCGGAAGCGTTCGGTGCCGGCCGGGCCCTGGCCGGCGAGCTGGCGCAGCGAGTCATCCCAGGCATTGCGGGCCCCGCGCAGCAGGTTGGCGCCGCCTTCCTCGAGCGTGCGGCGCAGTGCCACCGGGTTGGTGGCGAGCTGGTTGCCGGGCGACAGCATGTCCAGCCACTGGCGGGCGGCGAAGGCCACCAGTTGCGCGTGGTGCGGTTCGACTCCGGGCACGTCGCGCGTGGCCTCGGTCCACCAGCTCTGCATCAGCAGGAAGCGCTGGTGCCACAGGTTGAAGGGCCATTGCCGCCACGCGGGATCGGCGAAGCGGCGGTCGGCGGCGGGCGGGTCGATGCAGGTGTGTGCGCTGCCGGGGCCGGCGGCCAGGCACTCGGCGAGATAGCGGTTCAGTTCGGCGGCGCCGGTGGCGACGTGCTCGGCGAGTTCGATACGCTTGCCGGGCGCCATGGCGAGATGGGAGGCCCAGTCCAGCCAGGCCAGCGCCCCCGCGGCGGGGGACAGCGAGCCGGTCCAGCGGGCGAGGGCGCCGCGCGCGGCCGTGTCGAGTGCAGCCGCGGCGGTGTCGCGGTGCGGCCGTTCGGGAGAAGTGCTCATGCGAAATCGGCTCCGTATCGGGGCCGGACGGGCGGCGGCGCGCCGCGCGTCCGGCAGGCATTGCGGCGCCGGCGGGGCTTCTGGCCCGGCCGGCGCGCCCGGGGCACGCGGTTTCGTGCCCATGGCGGCCATTCTGAACAAAGTGACCGCGAAGGACCTTGATGCGTGTCAAGTTACTGACCGGCCAGTCGGTTTCTAATGGGGCTCCGAAGTCGACCGCTGCCGCGCGACCCGCGGCGCCGTGCTGCCATGCCGTTGCCTCGTCGCAACCCGCCGTCCGAGCCACCGCCCGACTTGCTACCTTCCGCCGCATCCGCCGCCAACCCGGTGACGGGGACCGGGCGCCGACGCCTGCCACCCGCCTTGCGCGTCGAGCAGATCCTGGGCGCCGCGTTGTGCGAATTCTCGGCGCGGGGCTATGCCGACACCCGCATGGAGGACATCGCGCGCCGCGCCGGCCTGTCCAAGGGCGGCCTCTATGTGCATTTCGCCAGCAAGGACGAGGTGCTGGAGGCGCTGCTGGCCGGCAAGCTGACGCCGCGCCCGCTCGATAGGGAAGCCATGCTCGCCGGCGTGGCGAGCGCGCGTGAACTGGCCGAGCGCTTGGTCGGCCATCTCCACACCAACCTGGCCGATCCGGCCATGGTCGGCACCATGCGCCTATTGTGCGCCGAGAGCGCGCGCGTGCCGCGCCTGGTCGAGCGCTGGCGCCGTGCCGCGCTCGACGGTATGCATGCGGAGATCGCCGGCCTGCTGCGCGAAGCGGTGCGGCGCGGACTGTGCCGCGAAGGCGTGGCCCTGGACCATCCCTGGCTGCTGGTATCGCCCTTCGTCCACATCCTGCTGACGGCGATCGTCGGCGGCGCGCCGGACGAGGCCGAACTGGCGCAGCGACGCGCGGCCCATGTCGAGATGTGCTGCGCGCTGTTCGGCGGACGCGCTGCCGGCGCGGCGCTTGATCCACATCAAGACATGTGCGCTTAAGCGGCGGGAAAGGCAGTCTGCGCCGGCGCGGCGGCTGCCGGGCTGCGGCCGCCGTTGCTACACTGGCCTGCCCCGCGGGCGGTGTCGCCGCCGCGGGGCCAGCAGCAAGACTCCAGCCTTGAAGAAATGAAGATGACAACAGCTTCCGCCCCAGGAGGCGATCGATGACGGTCGACGGCGCCCCCCCAGATCCGCGCGGCCACGACGCGCCGCATGCCGGCCCGGCCCTGGCAACCCACCCGGGCACCACGCCCGCCGGCCGCCGCGCCGGCGCCGCGGCAAGCTGCGGCGGTGAGCACCGCGCCATGGTCACGCTGGCCAGCCTGACCATGGCCGGCTGCGCACGCTATCCCGGCGCGGCCGGCCACCTGATCCGCACCGCCCATATCGCGGCCTGCCTGGCCGACCTGATGGCCCTGGATGCCACCCTGCAGCAGCGTATCCGCCTGGTTACCCCCGTGCATGATGTCGGCAAGCTGGCGATTCCAGATGAGATCCTGCTCAAGCCCGGCCGGTTGGCGCCGGACGAATGGCGCACCATGGAGCGGCATACCGAGATCGGTGCCGAGGCGCTGGCCTCGGGCAGCCACGAATTGCTGCAGTTCGCGGCAATGATCGCGCGCCATCACCACGAACGCTTCGATGGCAGCGGCTATCCGGCGCGGCTGGCGGGCCACGGCATTCCCCTGGCGGCGCGCGTGGTGGCGGTGGCCGATGCCTTCGACGCCATGACCGAGACGCGCTGCTACCGCCCCCGCATGACGGATGACGATGCCTGCTCGATCATCGCCGGCGGCAGCGGCACGCATTTCGATCCCGAGGCGGTGCGCGCCTTCCTCGATGGCTTCGCCCAGGTGCGGCGCGCACGCGCGACGGCCGATGCCTTGCTGGCGCGGGGCAGCGATACCCAGGCGGTCTCCGACTTCTACCGCCTGGCGCCACAGGACTTCCGCCTGGCGGCGCGCGTTGCCTCGCGGCTGGCGCAGCACGCGCTGCGCTTGTCCGTGCCGGCCTGAGGCGGCCACGGCGTTCCCGCGGCACCGGCACCGGCACCGGCACCAGGAGGCAGCAGCTGTCCGTGCGAGGCTTTGTATCAATGGAGATACGTATAAGTAAATGCACATTGCTTCGTTCTAAGTACAAGGCGAGGCCGGGACAATCGGCGCAGGCGCGATGGAGCGCCCCCCGCAGGCGGGTGGCGCCGCGCGCGCCGACGCCCTTTCTGGTTCCTGTCCGAAGCCATGTCCACGATCCCGATCCGCCTCGTTTCCCTGCTCGCCAGCGCCACGCTGGCCGCCGCCGCGCTGCCTGCGCGCGCCGACACCGCCATCCTCAACGCCGGCTATGACGTCACGCGCGAGCTGTACCGCGAACTCAATCCCGGCTTCGTCGCCAGCTGGAAGCAGGCCAGCGGCGAGACCGTGACCGTCAACCAGTCGCACGGCGGCTCCAGCAAGCAGGCCCGCGCGGT harbors:
- a CDS encoding alpha/beta fold hydrolase → MGTKPRAPGAPAGPEAPPAPQCLPDARRAAARPAPIRSRFRMSTSPERPHRDTAAAALDTAARGALARWTGSLSPAAGALAWLDWASHLAMAPGKRIELAEHVATGAAELNRYLAECLAAGPGSAHTCIDPPAADRRFADPAWRQWPFNLWHQRFLLMQSWWTEATRDVPGVEPHHAQLVAFAARQWLDMLSPGNQLATNPVALRRTLEEGGANLLRGARNAWDDSLRQLAGQGPAGTERFRVGQEVAITPGKVVYRNKLIELLQYRPATGKVRPEPILVVPAWIMKYYILDLSPDNSLIRYLVGQGYTVFCISWKNPDASYRNVGMDDYLRQGVQAALDAVQAIVPKARIHATGYCLGGTLLSLAAAAMARDGDTRLASLTLFCAQTDFSEPGELGLFIDESQVSLLEAQMARTGYLTAQQMAGAFQMLRPYDLLWSRMVNDYLFGQRRPMSDLMAWNTDATRMPARMHSEYLRRLFLDNDLAENRYQVGGKPVMLGDLRLPVFCVGTETDHVAPWRSVYKLHYLSPAPLTFLLTSGGHNAGIVSEPGHPHRSYRVLCRPAGQASMTPDEWLQAAPAQAGSWWPQWVDWLDNLSGPPGAPPRMAARRHGSAALGDAPGSYVLEP
- a CDS encoding TetR/AcrR family transcriptional regulator — its product is MPLPRRNPPSEPPPDLLPSAASAANPVTGTGRRRLPPALRVEQILGAALCEFSARGYADTRMEDIARRAGLSKGGLYVHFASKDEVLEALLAGKLTPRPLDREAMLAGVASARELAERLVGHLHTNLADPAMVGTMRLLCAESARVPRLVERWRRAALDGMHAEIAGLLREAVRRGLCREGVALDHPWLLVSPFVHILLTAIVGGAPDEAELAQRRAAHVEMCCALFGGRAAGAALDPHQDMCA
- a CDS encoding HD-GYP domain-containing protein, producing the protein MTVDGAPPDPRGHDAPHAGPALATHPGTTPAGRRAGAAASCGGEHRAMVTLASLTMAGCARYPGAAGHLIRTAHIAACLADLMALDATLQQRIRLVTPVHDVGKLAIPDEILLKPGRLAPDEWRTMERHTEIGAEALASGSHELLQFAAMIARHHHERFDGSGYPARLAGHGIPLAARVVAVADAFDAMTETRCYRPRMTDDDACSIIAGGSGTHFDPEAVRAFLDGFAQVRRARATADALLARGSDTQAVSDFYRLAPQDFRLAARVASRLAQHALRLSVPA